Proteins encoded within one genomic window of Deltaproteobacteria bacterium HGW-Deltaproteobacteria-2:
- a CDS encoding diphosphate--fructose-6-phosphate 1-phosphotransferase (catalyzes the formation of fructose 1,6-bisphosphate from fructose 6-phosphate and diphosphate): MKYDFSIDNLGERLIKSPLAINNFTDDNKRLLFNSLLDNYLSFADKKGQPLSVELAGPRDKIFFNPSQTRAAIVTCGGLCPGINDVIRSITTALFFSYNVKDIIGIRYGLRGLNPHLGHELVKLSPELVKDITSIGGSILSTSRGPQDVNVMVDYLNRLRINILFCIGGDGTIRAAEKITTEVNKRNLKISIVCIPKTIDNDLNLIQKSFGFDTAIEKAAEAIRSAHVEARGAFNGIGLIKIMGRNSGHIAAYAALAQNDTNFVLIPEVPFDMEGKKGFLTILRKRIKTRGHAVILVAEGAGQNLLRENELALEKDPSGNIRLLDIGLFLKNAINDYFNKINLEINLKYIEPSYLIRSVPSNTSDDIYCNMLGQYSVHAGMAGKTGILVALMKDEYVHLPLGVVTSGRKIDPQSDIWFRVLETTGQPVSMKN; this comes from the coding sequence ATGAAATACGATTTTTCAATTGATAATCTTGGGGAAAGATTAATTAAATCTCCTCTGGCAATAAATAATTTCACAGATGACAATAAAAGATTATTGTTCAATTCTCTTTTAGATAATTATCTTTCCTTCGCCGACAAGAAAGGTCAACCTCTTTCCGTGGAACTTGCAGGACCACGTGATAAGATATTTTTTAATCCTTCACAAACGAGAGCGGCAATTGTTACCTGCGGCGGTCTTTGTCCGGGTATTAATGATGTCATCAGATCAATTACAACAGCTCTCTTCTTCAGTTACAATGTTAAAGATATAATCGGCATCAGGTATGGCCTGCGGGGGTTGAATCCTCATTTAGGGCATGAGTTAGTCAAACTTTCTCCGGAATTGGTAAAAGATATAACCAGCATAGGAGGAAGCATCCTTTCCACGTCCCGTGGCCCACAGGACGTTAATGTGATGGTGGATTATCTTAACCGATTAAGAATCAATATTCTTTTTTGCATTGGCGGTGATGGAACAATCAGGGCGGCTGAAAAAATAACAACTGAAGTAAATAAAAGAAATCTGAAAATTTCCATTGTCTGCATTCCCAAAACTATTGATAACGATCTTAATTTGATTCAGAAATCATTCGGTTTCGATACAGCCATAGAAAAAGCGGCGGAAGCCATAAGAAGTGCCCATGTGGAAGCCAGGGGAGCCTTCAATGGGATTGGACTGATCAAAATTATGGGACGTAATTCCGGTCACATAGCCGCCTATGCGGCTCTGGCGCAAAATGACACCAACTTTGTTTTAATTCCGGAAGTGCCTTTTGACATGGAAGGTAAAAAAGGATTTTTAACAATACTAAGAAAACGCATAAAAACCAGAGGACACGCCGTTATTCTCGTCGCGGAAGGAGCGGGGCAAAACCTCTTAAGAGAAAACGAACTTGCTTTGGAAAAAGATCCTTCAGGAAATATCCGTTTGCTTGATATAGGACTATTTTTAAAAAATGCGATTAACGATTACTTCAATAAAATCAATTTGGAAATTAATTTAAAATACATTGAACCAAGTTATCTTATTCGTTCTGTTCCCTCCAATACTTCAGACGATATTTATTGCAATATGCTGGGTCAGTACTCGGTGCACGCTGGAATGGCCGGTAAAACCGGTATTCTGGTTGCTCTAATGAAAGATGAATACGTTCATCTTCCCCTTGGTGTGGTCACTTCCGGGAGAAAAATCGATCCGCAGAGCGATATCTGGTTCAGAGTTCTAGAAACCACCGGACAACCGGTTTCAATGAAAAATTAA
- a CDS encoding phosphoribosylglycinamide formyltransferase, which produces MADLLKLGVLISGNGSNLQSIIDHIEKGSLRAIIKIVISNNPDAYGIIRAKKHGIPVVILKHTNFKNKEDFDLELINILKSNNVDLVILAGFMRILTPAFLKAFSHKIMNIHPALLPSFPGIHGQKQAVEYGVKISGCTVHFVDEGVDTGPIIIQSAVQVFDDDTEETLAARILKKEHMIYPQAIQLFADGKIEIKGRKVRIKAQE; this is translated from the coding sequence ATGGCTGATTTATTGAAATTGGGAGTTCTGATTTCCGGCAATGGTTCCAATTTGCAATCTATTATAGATCACATTGAAAAAGGATCCTTAAGAGCAATTATTAAAATTGTTATCAGTAATAATCCCGATGCATACGGTATCATCAGAGCAAAAAAACACGGCATACCCGTTGTTATTTTAAAACACACAAACTTTAAAAACAAAGAAGACTTTGATTTAGAATTAATAAATATTTTAAAAAGCAATAATGTTGATCTTGTTATTTTAGCCGGCTTTATGCGTATTCTTACTCCTGCGTTTTTGAAAGCTTTTTCTCATAAAATAATGAACATTCACCCTGCCCTCCTGCCATCTTTTCCAGGAATTCACGGACAGAAACAGGCTGTGGAATACGGTGTCAAAATATCCGGCTGTACAGTCCATTTTGTTGATGAAGGCGTGGATACCGGACCGATCATAATTCAAAGCGCTGTACAGGTTTTTGATGATGATACCGAAGAAACATTAGCCGCGAGAATATTAAAGAAAGAGCACATGATTTATCCTCAAGCAATCCAACTTTTTGCAGATGGCAAGATAGAAATAAAAGGACGCAAGGTACGAATCAAAGCCCAAGAATAA
- a CDS encoding phosphoribosylformylglycinamidine cyclo-ligase, with translation MTNKTTYKDAGVDIDTANEFVERIKPAIKTTARKEVVSGIGGFGGLFHLNPINYKNPLLVSSTDGVGTKLRIAQLLDKHDTIGIDLVAMSVNDVVVQGAEPLFFLDYLSTGKIELEKSVKIIEGITEGCRQAGCTLLGGETAEMPGFYKSGEYDLAGFCVGVVEMDKLINGSTVSVNDRLIGLASSGLHSNGFSLARKVLLEKGNLSVNDKVTGLKNTIGLEMLEPTRIYVKPLLNLFKSFNVKGLVHITGGGFYDNIPRIIPQSCRSVIKKGSWEIPPIFHVIQEIGDVEEKEMFRVFNMGIGMMIIVAEKECEEVLHRLEMLGEKAYLIGVVEKKEDKQEQVCLSEN, from the coding sequence ATGACAAATAAAACTACCTATAAAGATGCAGGCGTGGATATTGATACTGCTAACGAATTTGTAGAACGCATTAAACCAGCAATAAAAACAACCGCACGCAAAGAAGTTGTTTCAGGTATCGGCGGTTTTGGCGGTCTTTTTCATCTTAATCCTATCAATTATAAAAATCCTTTGCTGGTTTCTTCCACCGATGGCGTAGGCACTAAACTTCGAATTGCCCAATTACTGGACAAGCACGATACCATTGGCATAGATCTGGTAGCCATGTCGGTAAACGATGTAGTTGTTCAGGGCGCGGAGCCTCTATTTTTCCTCGATTATCTCTCTACGGGGAAAATAGAATTAGAAAAAAGTGTAAAAATTATTGAAGGAATAACTGAGGGATGCAGGCAGGCCGGATGCACACTCTTGGGCGGCGAAACAGCTGAGATGCCCGGTTTTTATAAATCCGGAGAATATGACCTTGCCGGCTTTTGCGTTGGCGTGGTGGAAATGGATAAATTAATTAACGGATCCACAGTTAGTGTAAATGACCGGCTGATCGGACTCGCTTCCAGCGGTTTACATAGTAACGGCTTTTCTTTAGCCCGAAAAGTTCTTCTGGAAAAAGGGAATTTAAGTGTTAACGATAAAGTTACCGGTCTGAAAAATACAATTGGTCTGGAGATGCTGGAACCAACACGAATTTATGTTAAACCTCTCCTGAATCTTTTTAAGAGTTTCAATGTCAAAGGTCTTGTCCATATAACCGGCGGCGGATTTTACGACAATATTCCCAGGATAATCCCTCAATCCTGCCGATCAGTGATTAAAAAAGGCAGTTGGGAAATACCTCCTATCTTCCATGTTATTCAGGAAATAGGCGATGTTGAAGAAAAAGAAATGTTTCGTGTCTTCAACATGGGCATTGGAATGATGATCATCGTTGCAGAAAAAGAATGCGAGGAAGTTCTTCATCGTTTGGAAATGCTGGGCGAAAAAGCTTATCTGATAGGTGTTGTAGAAAAAAAAGAAGACAAACAAGAGCAGGTTTGTCTTTCTGAAAATTAG
- a CDS encoding DNA helicase RecG: protein MDSIREILHKIENPLIFGSKDNYKNLPHIKDLGKSLLNLLSLLKSSLTSVADADFLRHTEELLVIFSDYDWQEMELKKIKIESAMVVLDKMKIAINSSKAYETIHPPDQQTIQRISDLKEALAKLNLPVQYLKGVGPKMADRFAAKKITNVEDLLLFLPRTYEDRREIKKINRLEVEKNQSAVGSVTSAQYHYYGRKKILEIVISDGTANLTAKWFKGQMSYLLGIFKKGTKVIFTGDVRPDYSGKSMIHPDYEILDDKDEDNLLNFKRIVPIYSETEGLNQKYFRKVMSFALENYSRYVTSPIPYNICEKRNLSNIHEALLSVHFPSNNESPEIFMSFQSEAHRRLIYDEFFFFQLGMAVKKKGRIIDAGIKFNIDGNYLKRFLALLPFKLTTAQERVINEIRADMAKETAMHRLLQGDVGSGKTIVSMAAMITACENSYQAAIMAPTEILAKQHFETINTWVGQLGLKAVLLTGGMTNSVRNEVISQIQNGKANIIIGTHALIQEDVDFHKLGMVVIDEQHRFGVMQRATLRAKGINADVLVMTATPIPRTLAMTVYGDLDISVIDEMPPGKKPVRTILVSEGKRDKVYHAIRAELEKDHQVFIIYPLVEQSEILDLKDATNMAAHLQKDIFPDAHVGLIHGKMKDKEKDKIMREFLENKIHILVSTTVIEVGIDVPRASLMVIEHAERFGLSQLHQLRGRVGRRDIPSSCILLADYKCSADARKRLKVMEKTTDGFAIAEEDLAIRGPGDFLGTRQSGLPDFRIASIIRDARILNDAKEDAFQLAERDPFLEKPEHIILKEVLLWKWQGKLDLARTG from the coding sequence ATGGATTCAATAAGAGAGATTTTGCACAAAATAGAAAACCCTTTGATTTTTGGATCCAAGGATAATTATAAAAATCTTCCTCACATTAAAGATTTGGGCAAATCCCTTCTAAATTTATTATCATTGCTGAAAAGTTCGTTAACGTCCGTCGCAGATGCTGATTTTTTGCGTCACACGGAAGAATTACTGGTAATATTTTCTGATTACGACTGGCAGGAAATGGAATTAAAAAAAATTAAAATTGAAAGTGCTATGGTTGTATTAGACAAAATGAAAATTGCTATTAATTCGTCAAAAGCATACGAAACTATTCATCCTCCAGACCAACAGACAATTCAAAGAATATCAGATTTGAAAGAAGCTTTGGCAAAGCTTAACCTGCCGGTTCAATACTTAAAGGGTGTCGGACCGAAAATGGCCGACAGATTTGCCGCCAAAAAAATTACTAATGTCGAAGATCTCCTGTTATTTTTACCGAGAACTTATGAAGACAGACGGGAAATTAAAAAAATAAATCGTCTGGAAGTAGAAAAAAATCAGAGCGCAGTTGGTAGTGTAACATCAGCGCAGTATCATTATTATGGCAGAAAAAAAATACTGGAAATCGTTATCAGCGATGGAACGGCAAATCTTACTGCGAAATGGTTTAAAGGGCAAATGTCTTATCTGCTTGGAATTTTCAAAAAGGGAACAAAAGTAATATTTACGGGAGATGTGAGGCCCGATTATAGCGGCAAGTCAATGATTCATCCTGATTATGAAATACTGGATGATAAAGACGAAGATAATCTTTTAAACTTTAAAAGAATAGTACCGATTTATTCGGAGACGGAAGGGCTAAATCAGAAATATTTTCGCAAGGTGATGAGCTTCGCGCTGGAAAATTATTCACGTTATGTGACTTCACCGATACCCTATAATATCTGCGAGAAGCGCAATCTGTCCAATATTCATGAAGCGCTGTTGTCAGTTCATTTCCCCAGCAACAATGAATCACCGGAAATATTTATGTCTTTTCAATCGGAGGCCCACCGACGTTTAATCTATGATGAGTTTTTCTTTTTTCAACTGGGCATGGCAGTCAAGAAAAAAGGACGGATTATCGATGCCGGTATTAAATTCAATATCGATGGAAATTATTTAAAAAGATTTCTGGCGCTGCTGCCTTTTAAATTGACGACTGCTCAGGAAAGGGTAATTAATGAAATAAGAGCTGATATGGCCAAAGAAACAGCGATGCATAGACTTCTGCAAGGCGATGTCGGCAGCGGGAAAACTATTGTCTCAATGGCAGCGATGATTACAGCCTGTGAAAACTCTTATCAGGCGGCAATTATGGCGCCTACTGAAATTCTGGCTAAGCAGCATTTTGAAACCATCAATACATGGGTGGGACAATTAGGTTTAAAGGCAGTATTACTAACCGGAGGCATGACAAATTCGGTAAGGAACGAAGTAATTAGTCAGATTCAAAACGGTAAAGCCAACATTATCATTGGCACCCACGCTTTAATTCAGGAAGATGTCGATTTTCATAAATTGGGAATGGTTGTTATAGACGAACAACATCGTTTCGGCGTTATGCAGAGGGCAACACTGCGCGCCAAGGGAATCAATGCCGATGTTCTGGTTATGACAGCGACGCCGATTCCAAGGACACTGGCCATGACTGTTTACGGTGATCTGGATATTTCTGTAATTGATGAAATGCCTCCCGGTAAAAAGCCGGTACGGACTATACTGGTATCGGAAGGGAAGAGAGACAAAGTTTATCATGCGATCAGAGCAGAACTGGAAAAAGACCATCAGGTGTTCATCATTTATCCTTTAGTTGAACAATCGGAAATTCTTGATTTAAAAGACGCCACCAATATGGCTGCCCACCTTCAGAAAGATATATTCCCTGATGCTCATGTGGGATTAATCCACGGCAAAATGAAAGATAAAGAAAAAGATAAAATAATGCGGGAATTCCTGGAAAATAAAATACACATTCTTGTTTCCACGACAGTAATTGAAGTGGGTATTGATGTGCCGAGAGCATCTTTGATGGTAATAGAACATGCCGAGCGTTTCGGTTTGTCGCAACTGCATCAACTGCGCGGCAGGGTAGGGCGGCGGGATATTCCGTCGAGCTGTATTCTACTTGCTGATTATAAATGTTCGGCGGATGCCCGTAAAAGATTAAAGGTGATGGAAAAAACAACGGATGGTTTTGCTATAGCCGAAGAAGATCTGGCTATACGCGGCCCAGGAGACTTTCTGGGAACGAGACAATCCGGCTTACCCGATTTTCGTATAGCCAGCATCATTCGTGATGCGCGAATTTTAAATGATGCTAAAGAGGATGCGTTTCAATTAGCTGAAAGAGACCCTTTTCTAGAGAAACCGGAACATATAATTTTAAAAGAAGTATTGCTTTGGAAATGGCAGGGAAAGCTGGATTTAGCCAGAACCGGATAA
- a CDS encoding penicillin acylase family protein, giving the protein MFTTCDKNYFVFAGLFICFGQLAAEITAYPTYADNSYSQFLSPDLFFSLKIIYHLLLSQVLKILIQYYYFLLVGIFTLTGTSDCKYINYIKEPFIFHIKGVVMRIFSFADFFRLKLSVILIIAFCLIICGCSSILNMSFSKALPPMDGEQIVPGISQKITVKRDNMGIPLIEAANMDDLLFAMGYVSAYDRFTQMEGFRMVGKGRLSELIGKATLEIDIYMRALNIKQVAETLYGSASPEILHILENYSNGVNAYLANAPLPMTLKMAGHKSEPWKPIDCVYVFVVLTLGLGQNLHEEIDMLNIAKQIDVDKLAWLFPIYPDEPLPFDEMKKLKGLDLKSASLDIEKLRQISSRVNQIVIPASAASNNWVVSGKLTKSGKPILANDTHLPLTMPSIWHMMHLKCPDIEGAGIAIAGVPGIIAGYNGNIAVGMTMVMADNQDIFLEKLKQESDGLYYLYEDKWQKTISREEKFIVKGQKDIITKTFYETRHGILLNNILTDQPRHHLVPMPVSQTLGIAFSWAAREPDRSMDAFFSIMRAKSVDEILKYTSRDTSIIPLNLVMADKNDIAWQVTGRYPLRKKGRGLCPSPGWTGEYDWKGFLDPSLHPSLKNPEKGYIGTANHRTIPADFPHILTSSWYYPDRAERIDQMMKAAKDYTVENAKAMQLDVYSPFIEVIKTALLNEETLKEMTAFWKDSQSPNAEKAMVLLRNFDGKMHVDSSGAAFCGAFLFSLSKNLFADELGGTESQAYQSLLETFLMKYSALHDHLTDRCKDSPFWKGKRSQILAQTVMDAVALLEKRCGNNIEDWQWGKLHTYYWKTDGTLLADYMDFVSKTGIKLLSDYFDRGPYPAPGDHTTLNVSAYHPGKDFDVWLIPEMRIIVDFGSDEPLIGINSTGQSDNPSSPHYDDGITAYREGRYQAFPFKEENIKTHYMKKLTLVPKQ; this is encoded by the coding sequence ATGTTCACCACGTGCGATAAAAATTACTTCGTGTTCGCTGGACTTTTCATTTGCTTTGGCCAGCTTGCCGCCGAAATAACCGCCTACCCCACCTATGCCGATAATTCCTATTCTCAATTTCTTTCTCCTGACTTATTTTTCTCGCTAAAAATTATATATCATCTTTTATTAAGTCAAGTGTTGAAAATATTAATACAGTATTATTATTTCTTGCTGGTCGGAATATTTACCTTGACGGGCACATCTGACTGTAAATATATAAACTATATTAAAGAACCATTCATCTTCCACATTAAGGGGGTTGTTATGAGAATCTTTTCTTTTGCCGATTTTTTCCGTTTAAAATTATCTGTAATTCTTATCATTGCCTTTTGTCTTATAATCTGCGGCTGTTCATCAATTCTTAACATGTCTTTCAGCAAAGCACTGCCGCCGATGGACGGAGAACAGATTGTTCCCGGCATATCACAAAAAATCACTGTAAAACGCGACAATATGGGCATTCCATTGATTGAAGCCGCCAATATGGACGACCTCTTATTTGCCATGGGATATGTAAGCGCTTATGACCGTTTTACACAAATGGAAGGATTTCGCATGGTGGGCAAAGGCAGGCTTTCCGAACTTATCGGCAAAGCCACTCTGGAAATTGATATTTACATGAGGGCATTAAATATTAAACAAGTGGCTGAAACTTTATACGGCAGTGCTTCTCCGGAAATTCTCCACATACTGGAAAACTACAGTAACGGTGTTAATGCTTATCTGGCAAATGCACCTCTTCCCATGACACTAAAAATGGCCGGACATAAGTCTGAACCTTGGAAGCCAATTGATTGTGTCTACGTATTTGTGGTTTTGACACTTGGTTTGGGTCAAAATCTTCATGAAGAGATTGATATGCTGAACATTGCCAAACAAATCGATGTTGATAAATTAGCCTGGCTGTTTCCTATTTATCCCGATGAACCTTTACCTTTTGATGAAATGAAAAAATTAAAAGGACTTGATTTGAAATCCGCTTCCCTGGATATTGAAAAACTTCGTCAAATTTCCAGCAGGGTAAACCAGATTGTTATTCCTGCATCGGCGGCATCTAACAACTGGGTAGTATCCGGAAAACTTACCAAATCGGGCAAGCCTATTCTTGCTAATGACACTCACCTGCCTCTCACGATGCCTTCCATCTGGCATATGATGCACCTTAAATGTCCTGACATCGAAGGCGCAGGCATCGCCATTGCCGGAGTGCCGGGAATTATTGCCGGATATAACGGCAATATTGCTGTGGGCATGACAATGGTAATGGCTGATAATCAGGATATCTTTCTGGAAAAACTTAAGCAGGAATCCGATGGTCTTTATTATCTTTACGAAGATAAATGGCAGAAAACAATCAGCCGTGAGGAAAAATTTATAGTCAAAGGTCAAAAAGATATTATTACCAAAACATTTTATGAAACCCGTCACGGCATACTTTTGAACAACATTCTTACTGATCAACCACGACATCATCTTGTACCCATGCCTGTAAGCCAGACGTTGGGTATTGCATTCAGTTGGGCAGCAAGAGAACCCGACCGTTCGATGGACGCGTTTTTCAGCATAATGCGCGCCAAATCTGTTGATGAGATTCTGAAATATACATCGCGGGATACTTCCATCATTCCTTTAAATCTGGTAATGGCCGACAAAAACGACATCGCCTGGCAGGTGACGGGTCGTTATCCTTTGCGCAAAAAAGGCCGCGGACTTTGCCCATCACCGGGCTGGACAGGAGAATACGACTGGAAAGGATTTCTCGATCCATCGTTGCATCCATCCTTAAAAAATCCGGAAAAAGGATATATCGGCACTGCCAATCATAGAACGATTCCGGCTGACTTTCCCCATATTCTTACATCTTCCTGGTATTATCCGGACAGGGCCGAGCGCATAGACCAGATGATGAAAGCAGCAAAAGATTACACGGTAGAGAATGCCAAAGCGATGCAGCTTGATGTTTATTCACCTTTTATCGAAGTAATTAAAACTGCGCTATTGAATGAAGAGACTTTGAAGGAAATGACCGCCTTTTGGAAAGATTCACAAAGCCCGAATGCCGAAAAAGCAATGGTTCTGCTGCGAAACTTCGACGGAAAAATGCATGTTGATTCCTCGGGGGCGGCTTTTTGTGGCGCTTTTTTATTCTCTTTGAGTAAAAATCTCTTTGCCGACGAACTCGGCGGCACTGAGTCCCAGGCGTATCAATCTCTTCTGGAAACATTTCTTATGAAATATTCAGCCCTACATGATCATTTAACCGACCGTTGTAAAGACAGTCCCTTCTGGAAAGGAAAAAGAAGTCAAATTCTTGCCCAAACCGTTATGGATGCCGTGGCTCTTCTGGAAAAACGCTGCGGGAATAATATAGAAGACTGGCAATGGGGTAAACTTCACACCTATTATTGGAAGACGGACGGCACTTTGCTTGCCGATTATATGGACTTCGTGTCAAAGACCGGCATCAAACTTCTTTCCGATTACTTTGACAGAGGTCCTTACCCGGCACCAGGCGATCATACAACTCTGAACGTTTCTGCTTATCATCCCGGCAAAGATTTTGATGTTTGGTTGATTCCGGAAATGCGCATTATCGTGGACTTCGGAAGTGATGAGCCGCTTATCGGTATCAACAGCACAGGGCAGTCGGACAATCCTTCAAGCCCTCATTACGATGACGGAATAACTGCTTATCGCGAGGGACGTTATCAGGCTTTTCCATTTAAAGAGGAAAATATAAAAACTCATTACATGAAGAAGCTTACATTGGTGCCAAAACAATAA
- a CDS encoding cupin domain-containing protein — translation MKKIILGILVISSLFIIACAGNLNNVAVEQLAKSTKSWDGKPLPAYPKGQPEVTILRIKIPAGAKLEIHNHPVINAGILLKGKLTVIAEDNKTLRLKAGDSIVELVNKKHYGKNEGMETAEIVVFYAGTVNKPITIK, via the coding sequence ATGAAAAAAATTATTTTGGGGATATTAGTTATATCGTCCTTGTTTATTATTGCCTGTGCGGGAAATTTAAACAATGTTGCCGTTGAGCAGTTGGCAAAATCAACTAAAAGTTGGGATGGTAAACCTTTACCAGCTTATCCTAAGGGCCAGCCGGAAGTCACAATACTACGAATAAAGATTCCCGCCGGTGCTAAATTGGAAATTCATAATCATCCGGTAATAAATGCGGGAATTTTACTTAAAGGAAAGCTAACTGTAATAGCGGAAGACAACAAAACACTACGTCTCAAAGCTGGAGATTCCATTGTCGAGCTGGTCAATAAAAAACATTATGGAAAAAACGAGGGTATGGAAACGGCAGAGATTGTAGTTTTCTACGCAGGCACGGTTAATAAACCGATAACAATCAAATAA
- a CDS encoding homoserine dehydrogenase: MKDINIGLIGFGTIGTGVVKLLRQNEELITKKLGARLVLKKIADINITSSRGIKISKNLLTTDAREIINDKDIPIVVELMGGYEPARTFVLDAISNGKHVITANKALLATYGNEIFPAAQKKAVDIGFEASVGGTIPIIKTLKESLVANKINSFMGIMNGTCNFILTKMTDEDKAFDTVLKEAQKLGFAEADPTFDIEGIDTAHKMAIILSLAYGKKVDLKDIYLEGITKISREDIGFARELGYRIKLLAIAILKNGAVEARIHPTMIPSAHLLANVNQNYNAFHIVGDSSGPVFLFGQGAGMMPTASAVFSDIIDSARNVLNGTNCRGPLRSINEADMQQIKLIPMDNVETKYYFRFSANDRPGVLSKISGILGKYNISIATCIQKARGKRGAVPIVMTTYKAKEKNVRQALKKIDKLDIVHGNTVLIRIEDDLN, from the coding sequence ATGAAGGATATTAATATCGGGTTAATTGGTTTTGGTACCATTGGAACAGGTGTGGTTAAGCTATTACGGCAGAATGAGGAACTTATTACAAAAAAGTTGGGTGCCAGGCTTGTTTTGAAGAAAATCGCTGATATTAATATTACCTCATCCCGCGGTATCAAAATTAGTAAAAATCTACTGACTACCGATGCCAGAGAGATAATCAATGATAAAGACATTCCCATTGTTGTCGAACTGATGGGTGGATATGAGCCAGCCCGTACTTTTGTTCTCGATGCAATTTCCAACGGCAAACATGTTATTACTGCCAACAAGGCGCTTTTGGCGACTTACGGAAATGAAATATTTCCGGCTGCCCAGAAAAAAGCGGTGGATATCGGTTTTGAAGCCAGTGTTGGCGGAACTATTCCAATAATTAAGACTTTAAAAGAAAGTCTTGTCGCCAATAAAATCAATTCCTTCATGGGCATTATGAACGGCACCTGCAATTTCATTTTGACTAAGATGACCGATGAAGATAAAGCGTTTGATACTGTATTAAAAGAAGCGCAGAAGCTTGGTTTTGCTGAAGCAGATCCGACTTTTGATATTGAAGGAATTGATACCGCTCATAAGATGGCCATAATTCTTTCTCTGGCTTACGGGAAAAAAGTAGACCTGAAAGACATTTATCTGGAAGGAATTACAAAAATAAGCCGCGAGGACATCGGATTTGCCCGGGAATTGGGTTATCGAATAAAATTACTGGCGATCGCCATCTTAAAAAATGGCGCGGTGGAAGCGAGAATCCATCCGACTATGATTCCTTCCGCTCACCTTTTAGCTAACGTCAATCAGAATTATAATGCCTTTCACATCGTGGGTGATTCTTCAGGTCCTGTTTTTCTTTTCGGACAAGGGGCAGGAATGATGCCCACCGCCAGCGCCGTTTTCAGCGATATTATAGACAGCGCCCGCAATGTCTTAAACGGCACAAACTGCCGTGGACCATTGCGTTCGATAAATGAAGCAGATATGCAGCAGATAAAACTTATACCTATGGATAATGTTGAGACAAAATATTATTTCCGTTTTTCCGCGAATGACCGTCCCGGAGTTCTTTCCAAGATTTCCGGTATACTTGGAAAATATAACATCAGCATTGCTACCTGCATCCAGAAGGCGCGGGGTAAAAGAGGAGCCGTACCGATTGTTATGACAACTTACAAGGCTAAGGAAAAAAACGTGCGTCAGGCGCTCAAGAAGATAGATAAACTGGATATAGTTCACGGTAACACTGTTTTGATCAGAATTGAGGATGATTTAAATTAA